DNA from Roseimicrobium sp. ORNL1:
GCGGAGCTGCAGCTCTCCTATTGCACCATCTACTCGCCCATGGCGGGCCGCGTGGGACGTCGCGTGGTGGATGCGGGCAACGTCATCAAGGCGGATGACACGGAACTGGTGGTGATCAACCAACTCCAGCCGATTGAAGTGGTGTTCTCCGTGCCGGAGCAATATCTCGGCGTGATTTCGAAAGAGATGGCAAAAGGACCGCTCAAGGCGGGCATCACGCTCAGTGGCAACGGGGCCACGCAGACCTCCGGTGAGCTCACCTTTGTGGACAATGCGGTGAAGCCTGCCACGGGCACCATTGAACTGAAGGCGGCCTTCCCGAACAAGGACTTCACCCTCTGGCCGGGCCAGTTCGGCGAGGTGATGCTGACGCTCTCCACGCAGAAGGATGCCATTGTGACGCCGGCGGTGGCCGTGCAGACCGGGCAGAAGGGACCCTATGTGTTTGTTGTGAAGCCGGACAAGACGGTCGAAGTCCGTGATGTGGTGGTGGAACGCACGGTTGGCGATGAGAGCGTGATCCAGAAGGGGCTCAATCCCGGCGAGACCGTGGTGGTCGATGGACACCTGCGCCTCTTCCCCGGCGCCAAGGTGGAACTCAAACCGCCCGTCGGTGGCGAGGTCCCTCCCGCCGAAGCCGCGGGCAAGCAGGTGGCGAATACCGTGCCCTGATCTTTGCAGGCCCCAGCAATCTTCTCTTTCGCACGCCATGACCATCCCGGAACTCTGCATCCGCCGCCCTGTGATGACCTCGCTGGTCATGATCGGCCTACTGGGCTTTGGCCTGCTCGCGTATTTCAAGCTGCCGGTCAATGACCTGCCGAATGTGGACTTCCCCACGATCTCGGTGAGCGCGAGCCTGCCCGGTGCCAGTCCGGAAACGATGGCATCTTCTGTGGCCACGCCTTTGGAGAAACAATTCTCCACGATCGCGGGGATCGACTCGATGACCTCGGTCAGTGCGCTCGGCAGCACGTCGATAACCATCCAGTTCAAACTCGATCGCGATATCGATGGCGCCGCGCTGGATGTGCAGACCGCCATCTCCAGCGCCCTGCGAAATTTGCCAGCGGACATGCCGAATCCACCGTCCTTCCGCAAGGTGAACCCGGCGGACTTCCCGATTCTCTATTTGTCACTGGTATCGCCCACGCTGCCTCTCTCCGAGGTGGATGAATATGCGGAGACCGCCATCGCCCAGCGCATCTCCATGGTGGAAGGTGTGGCGCAGGTGGAAGTGCGCGGAGCTCAGAAGTATGCCGTGCGCGTGCAGGTGGATCCGCTGAAGCTGGCCTCGCGAGGCATCAGCTTCGATGAAGTGCGCAACGCCATCTCGCAGGGGAACAGCAACCTGCCTACGGGTACATTGCAAGGGCGTGACCAGAACTTCACGGTGCAGACGAGTGGCCAGTTGGAGGATGCCAAGCAGTTCCGGCCGATCATTGTGGCCTATCGCGATGGCGCTCCAGTGCGGTTGGATCAGGTGGCCCTGGTGTCGGACAGTGTGGAGAACGACAAGGTGGCGAGCTGGTTCGGAACGGAGCGCGCCATCGTGCTCACGGTGCAGCGCCAGCCGGGCACCAACACGGTGCAGGTGGTGGATGACATCAAGAAACTGCTGCCGTCCATCAACGCCCAGCTTCCTGCAGCCGTTCAGGTGAAGATTCTCACCGACCGCG
Protein-coding regions in this window:
- a CDS encoding efflux RND transporter periplasmic adaptor subunit; protein product: MFPPVHHRLIALAGCVISLTLAACSKSPEGAQKGGGGKGGGGGGGAVPVTVAEVVKKDMPVMLPGIGNVRAFSTVSLKPRVSGQIAEIHYKEGQFVKQGDLLVTLDPKPFQVALAQAKAKQNQVGTQLALAQKQADRYVALQKSGAVAKEQLDQVQSDLKVAQANAEAEKASVEAAELQLSYCTIYSPMAGRVGRRVVDAGNVIKADDTELVVINQLQPIEVVFSVPEQYLGVISKEMAKGPLKAGITLSGNGATQTSGELTFVDNAVKPATGTIELKAAFPNKDFTLWPGQFGEVMLTLSTQKDAIVTPAVAVQTGQKGPYVFVVKPDKTVEVRDVVVERTVGDESVIQKGLNPGETVVVDGHLRLFPGAKVELKPPVGGEVPPAEAAGKQVANTVP